Below is a window of 'Nostoc azollae' 0708 DNA.
CTAAGTCTTCAGACACCACTGAGGTGCTAGAACTCGTAACTTTCGGTTCCATGCCCAGGATCATACCAGCTAAGTTACCTTTTTTACCCAAGTCTGGAAAACCAAGGGTAACGGCATAGTTCCAAATGTCTACATCTCCTTTCTCTCTTGTTAACACTTGACTCCGGGTATATCCAGCCCAACCACCCAATACAAATTTCTCACTGATGGCAACGGATGCTTGGAGACCGTAAGAATTACTGGAAAATGCTTCACTGCTAATATCAGATGTTGCAGCTTCGCTACCTGTGAGTATTGGTTGATTGTAGGAATTGATATAGATTAAACCAAGGGCAATGCGATCACATGGTTTGAGGGTCAACTGTGCCATTGCACCATAGGGTCCATCAAACAAACCATTTTTAGAGGCAGGGTTTGAGGCAGGATTGTCGGTAGTACCTGCTAAATACCCTAAACTTAAGGTTATATTCTTGTTGAACTGGTGATTTACTCCCAAACCTGCACCACTGATCTGGTTATAGATTGGGTTGCGTGTACCAAAGGTGGACAAAGCACCATCACCATCACCATCAAAAATATTAATTGTGCTGGTAAGGTCATCTGCTGCACCGCCAGTAGCAATAGCTATTGCCTGTGTTTTGTTACCTACTGGGAATTTGTACCACAGTGTACCTAAGAAAGTATCGTTAGTACCACTACCAGCAAAAAACAAATTACCCTGTTGTGGACTGCTGATAGGGCTATTGATATTATTACTCTCAATTCTGGTAAACAGCGTATCTTGACCACTAAAGCTGCTGACAAATTCAATCCGCGCCCGTGCGCCTAGAGTGCTATTTTTATTGTCACCACTGTTACCAGCAAAAACCTCACTGAAGACGGCGACTAGTTGCCCTTGCAATTTGCTGGTGGTAGAAAATTGATTGGCTTCTAACTCAGCAGCCCTGGCTTCCAGCGCATCTACACGACCCCGCAAGGTTGCTAGTTCAGCCGCAAATTCTTCTCGTAGTTTTTGCAGTGTGGCTAAATCCTGTTTTGTTACTAGATCAGCAGTAGCAGTGGCAATTAATTCGTTAACTCGATCTAAACAAGCATTCAACCCGGCTGCAAATTCATACCTTGTCA
It encodes the following:
- a CDS encoding iron uptake porin, whose translation is MQKFWAYLLASPAICGAMLSMGTGPSAGEVTTTTETSEPIGITNLTPKLGKINQQELISQVTSVSELSDVQSTDWAFQALRSLVERYGCIAGYANGTYRGNRAMTRYEFAAGLNACLDRVNELIATATADLVTKQDLATLQKLREEFAAELATLRGRVDALEARAAELEANQFSTTSKLQGQLVAVFSEVFAGNSGDNKNSTLGARARIEFVSSFSGQDTLFTRIESNNINSPISSPQQGNLFFAGSGTNDTFLGTLWYKFPVGNKTQAIAIATGGAADDLTSTINIFDGDGDGALSTFGTRNPIYNQISGAGLGVNHQFNKNITLSLGYLAGTTDNPASNPASKNGLFDGPYGAMAQLTLKPCDRIALGLIYINSYNQPILTGSEAATSDISSEAFSSNSYGLQASVAISEKFVLGGWAGYTRSQVLTREKGDVDIWNYAVTLGFPDLGKKGNLAGMILGMEPKVTSSSTSVVSEDLDTSYHIEAFYQYKISDNITITPGVIWITAPDHNDTNNNDVVIGALRTTFSF